In Paramormyrops kingsleyae isolate MSU_618 chromosome 5, PKINGS_0.4, whole genome shotgun sequence, one DNA window encodes the following:
- the LOC111850845 gene encoding ADP-ribosylation factor-like protein 6-interacting protein 1, with translation MADGDNKSTNLLAQEISQLEEQLQGWGEVILAADHVLRWQKSWFPGALIGVTTVLFTLIYYLDPSVLTGVSCSVMLLCLADYLVPTLAPKIFGSSKWTTEQQQRFHEICGNLVKLQRRLLGWWRRIFALKEEKPKMYFLSVISCLVVMAWIGQQVHNLFLTYLIVTVLLLLPGLNQHGILAKYTGMAKREINKLLKHKEKKNE, from the exons GCGCAGGAGATTTCCCAACTGGAGGAGCAGCTTCAGGGGTGGGGCGAGGTGATCCTGGCTGCTGACCACGTCCTGCGCTGGCAGAAATCCTGGTTTCCCGGCGCCCTTATTGGAGTCACCACCGTGCTGTTCAC GCTGATCTATTACCTGGACCCTTCAGTCTTGACCGGAGTCTCCTGTAGTGTGATGCTCCTGTGTCTGGCTGATTACCTTGTTCCAACCCTGGCCCCAAAGATCTTTGGCTCCAGCAAATG GACCACCGAACAACAGCAGCGCTTCCATGAGATCTGTGGGAACCTGGTGAAGCTCCAGAGGCGTCTGTTGGGCTGGTGGAGGCGCATTTTTGCCCTCAAGGAGGAGAAACCAAAAATG TACTTCCTGTCTGTGATCTCCTGTCTGGTAGTGATGGCCTGGATTGGGCAGCAGGTCCACAACCTATTCCTGACCTACCTGATCG TGACtgtgctgctcctcctccccgGCCTGAACCAGCACGGCATCCTCGCCAAGTACACCGGCATGGCCAAGAGGGAGATCAACAAGCTGCTCAAGCATAAGGAGAagaaaaatgagtga